TTGTACCAGATCACAGTTACAATCTCTAACACGGTGAGATTGTTCAATAGAAGAAACAATTACAGAAACAAAGAATCAAATCAGAAACTATCAACCAAGATTCAAGAGAATTGATCTTGGGTAAATACAGCCAAACCCTAATTGATGATTGAACGAGAGAGAGAATACAGAATAATGGAAAAATATGTGGAATGATCTGGAAACTCTTCGAGAGATGGATATATGCTGTTGTATCTGGATCACTTGACTCTTGGACTATAATACAAGCCCAATATTCACTAATAAGCCCAATGTATAAATTAGCAATAATTTATCTCTTCAGCCCAGTTATTAGCTTTTAGTCTTGAACACCTTCAATCCTCACAAGCTTATAACAACTGCACAGCTGAGCTGATCCTTCCAGAAAATGTAAATCATCAAAACATCTACAAGTAAACATTTCAAGTTAGAATGAGAAACAACAAATATAAAACTAAGATTGAATAATCTAAATATACTTAGATTATTTAATACAGTAATATGGTAATTTGCATAATTTAGTGGGTGGAATAAAAACTAGTGTGTAAGAATGACTTCCCATTGTAAATTATTACAATTTTGAATTTTGCTAATATATGCCTCTATGTCACGTTAAACTGCATTTAATTAAGTCAAAATTTCCTAAAATATTGATATTTTCATTTAAAAACCATTAATTCAATCTGAAAGTTACCTTCTATATTGCACATATTCTTACATGAGTAAATTTTGACTTTATTTCAGTTTAAAATGTGTAACCCTTTTTATTTACACTCCAAAATAAAAAGAGGTGATACTTATGCACTAGTTTTTGATCTATACACAATTTTTACTaaacttataattatattattgTAAGCAATTACATATTAGTAAATTAGGGCTGTGTATAGATTAAAAACTACTCTAAAAAGCTCAAAACACATCTCTCTCCGCCTACGTGCAGAACCAAAGAAAACTAGAATCAAGAAAGAAAGAATGAACAAACAACAAGAATCAAGACTCCTGGAATCTGCTTCTAAATTCCCACCACCAAAAGGTCTCATCTTTACACTAAAATCTTATTTTCTATTCAAACCCTAAAATTAATATTGATTCCCATTTTGTAGGAATCAAGCTTTCTTATGGGACTGCTGGATTCAGAGCCGATGCATCAATACTTGAATCCACAGTATTTAGAATTGGGATACTGGCAGCATTAAGATCATTGAAATGTGGTGGGAGTGTAATTGGGTTGATGATCACTGCTTCACACAATCAAGTTTCTGATAATGGGGTCAAAGTTGCTGATCCAAGTGGTGGAATGCTTACTCAAGATTGGGAGCCTTTTGCTGATTTGATTGCTAACGCACCAGATCCTCAAACTCTTGTTCAGGTTTGTCAATTTATTAAAATGGTTTGTGCAATTTAGGGTAGTTTGATTATATATAGGTTAAAGTTTTGTTGTAATTGAATGATTGTGTAatcatgtttgaactatttttatatGTTCTTGGATGTGAAGTTGGGATATGTGTAAAATGCTTTGGGGTTTCAATTTACTATTTACGGGTTAATAAGTATAAGTAAATGGGTCGAAATAGCCCCCTTTAGTGTTTATCAGTCATCTGTTgattgaaaaaaatggatctacatTAGTGTTTACTTTTTTTCCTCTGAAATTCTTAGAAATTTGTTACAGCCATGAAAACTACTAATAGTATATTTAATTTAACTGTTTGTGTAGAAATTTCTTATTTTAGTGAGATGATATTGTTTGCGATTTCCCTGATTGCAGTTTTCTTTTATGATCTTCTGAAACAGTTGATAACTGAGTTTGTACATAAGGAAAATATACCACTTGATGGAGCAAAGGGTGCTGCAGTATTATTGGGAAGAGACACAAGACCAAGCGGCGAACCTCTAGTTGAAGCTGCAAAACAGGTAAGACTTTATAGGAATTTTTTATAAAGAGCCAAGTAATGATAATCcaaatttataattagtaaattctgAATGTAAACTTAAACTGAATACTAGGTTATATTAAgctattgtaagtttataaaccgTTTCAGTTATTCATTTGGAGAATAATATGAATTAAAGTAATGTGTCATCTTCTTTATGAATTATTTTCTATATATTGGGAATTTGACACATGGTTATGGTTACATGATAGTAGGGAAATGTCGTTGGCTTCAGTTTATTGTGTTAGAAGTTTGGAAGTTGGGAAAATTGAAGTGGAGGTTGAAGGACCAATACAAGTTTCACAACGTCTAATTTACAACTTAAGAGATGAAACTAAATTTCCAAAGCGAGCAAAGCTAAAAGACCATTTCTATTTTATTTCTTTTTTGAACGGCGGTTAGGAGTCACTGACGGGGGTCCAAACGCGATGTCGGAACCCACCCACACGATCATTTCTTTGGGCGAACCATTAACAGTCCTACTGCCCCCGGAAGGGCGATTCCATACGGGCATCGCGTGTAGTAAAACCCCCTCGGGTGAGATCGAACGCAAGACATCCGCAACCTCCGAGGCCCATGAAATGAGCGGGTAACCTCAAGGGAAATATTTTGCAGCTCATGGGGATTGAACCCCTGAACTCCCTTATGGGAAGTCAAACCATTTCTATTAGTCAGTTGTTATCATTACAGCTATATTCATGCTAATAATTTGGGTTCATAAGATTGTTTTTCTTTGATAAGGGCGTTTTAGACAGTTGCTCTACTCGCAATCCACAATGTCAATTATTATATCCTTTTATCATCGATTTTTAAAATGGCAAAAAGAAGCTTACTTTGCATGTATGTTATATACTTATATCTAGTAACGTGATTTTAAGTGCTTAATTTCAGGGAATGTGTTCAATCATTGGAGCTGTTGCCACTGATATGGGTGTTTTAACAACTCCACAATTGCATTGGATGGTCCGTGCCATGAATAAGGGTTTAAAAGCATCCGAGCTTGATTATTTTGATCAGATTTCTAGTTCTTTCAGGTTGATTATCTAgctgttttaaataaatatatttttcataAATTTTCATTCTttgattatatatattacattagatGCTTGATAGATCTGATACCAAAGAAGAGCGGAGATAGTCATCCAACTGGGAAGTTGATCGTTGATTGTTCGAATGGAGTGGGCGGGGAGAAACTTCAAGTTATAAAAGAAATGTTAAAATGGGTCGACTTAGATATTCGTAATACGGGTAAAGAAGGTATACTAAACGAAGGAGTTGGTGCTGATTATGTACAAAAAGAAAAAGTTGCCCCTCGGGAGTTTGGTCCTTCAGACGTTGGGATAAGGTGAGCCACTCTTCGTGGCAAAATGGtcagtttgggtaacgggtcaaaacgggCTGTTTTTTGTGTGAGTTGAACCGGAAGCAATTACAATATTTTAACATATACAGATTTAGAAAGCTGTAATCTTTAATATTAAAGTTCGGGCGACCTTGAACCCAGTTCGACTGTTCAAATGGTTACCTTTTAGCTATGATCTTTTTATTATTTGACCCGTTGAAGGTGAATGCTAACCCATAATGACGAACTCTTAAGTAAATGGATCCAAATTGACACTTCAGCTACAGGCCAATGATAAAAAGAGTAATAATAACTTCAACATTCTACTGTTGCAGGTGTGCAAGTCTAGATGGAGATGCTGATCGTCTTGTATACTTTGCAATTATACCAAACGGAAACAACAAAATAAACCTAGTTGATGGGGACAAGATTTTATCATTATTTGCCTTATTTATCAAAGATCAGTTGAGCATTCTTGGTGATAAAAATGAATTACAACCTCGTGTTGGTGTTATACAGACAGCTTATGCTAATGGTGCGTCCACCAAATACTTGAAACAATTGGGATTAGAAGTCGTATTTACACCCACAGGAGTCAAATATTTGCATGGAAAAGCAGAAGAGTACGATATCGGTATCTATTTTGAAGCAAATGGTCATGGGACCATATTATTCTCGGACCAATTCTTGAACTGGTTAGAGGGTAGAAAGTCAACAGAAAAAGGTCATTCCTTTACTTATATTTTGATATTGGTTTTGTATTTTGATTCTGAAATTtgactgtttaaaaaaaaaaaaaaaaagatttagaGAAGCAGAATGCTGCTAAAAGGCTATGGGCAGTGACTAAATTGATCAATCAAGCTGTGGGTGATGCCCTAAGTGGGTTGCTACTGGTTGAAGCGATCTTACAACATATGGGATGGTCGGTTGAAAAATGGAATCAACTTTATTGTGATCTACCTAGCAGACAACTTAAGGTAAACTGTTGTCACTGAGCTTCTTGTTTATCCCAATATAGAGGTGGCAGTTTCTACCCATTTGTCTGTAAGTGGGTTGGTTTGGATTAAATTTATTCGCTTAGAAGGAACAGGACAAATGGGTCCGAAGTTGAGCAAAGGATTATAAATGGACCAGTTTTGGTTGTGGATTCAAGTTCTCTTGAGATAAATGCTTCCGTGTGTGAGTTTTTGTTGTTCTAAAACGCAGACCAGATGGGTAGCATAATTAAAAGGAAATGCCGAATCGGGTCATGTGTGTCTCACAATTCAGTCGTATCAAAATTTGCCCAATACTCCTAATTTTGATATTCAAAAAATTACATTATGTTTGAAATAATGTTATATTATCAATTATACTCGTCAAACTAATTATTTAAGGGAAAAAGTTTGAAAGTGTTTTACGTCTACCCATCCCAACTCGTTCTGATCCATTGCCCAACCCATTTGACCCATCATTTTACCACCTCAATGTAATCTATGTATTCACCAGTTAGCTTGCTAAAACAAAGAGTTTTCATGTGTGCTCTTGTTCATTTATGCATTAAAGTTCTGGTTTAGCTTTCCCATGAATCATGATTACATGTAAATCTCAGGTAAAAGTTGCAGATAGAACTGCTGTTGTCACATCAAATGCAGAAACTACTGTTGAGAAGCCTACTGGCATTCAAGAAGCTATCAATGCATTAACGGGTAATTAAATTTTTCTACACATATGTGGCAAATGTGACCCATTTACAAATTAATGTGTCCACGTAGGTGATTTTTCTCTACCAGGTCAAACACATAAAGTAAAAAAATATAGTTTAGAAGGAAACGGGGTGAGATCCTCTCAAAGTATCCTTActaagacacacacacacacacacacagtatGTACTAGGTAAAAGTAAACTTACTTTTTCTGATCATACTTATACACTATGTACtaggtatatatataaaatgataaggcTAAAATAAATAGGTTTGGGGCAGATAGTGCTTCATGTCAACCAAACCAAACCTGATTCCACATGTTGCTCGTACCATTTTTTCCTCTTTTGGCCCATCACCCAATCTGCCCATGTTGCAACCTTATGTTCAATGCTGTTAGGGTAAATGCTTATTTTGGCTATGCCGTTTTGATCATTGAAGAATGGTTAACAATCTAGTTAAATTATGCAGCAAATTACCAACAAGGCAGATGTTTCGTTCGGCCGTCAGGAACTGAAGACGTTGTGAGAATTTACGCAGAGGCCAACACACAGGAGGCAGCTGATGAGCTGGCCAGTTCCGTAGCAAATGTTGTGGATCAGTTTCTTGGGTTCAATAGTTCTTAAAAGTATGAGTTAATCTTGAGGCATGCAGAgtagtataattataattttatgatTGTAAGATAAACTTATATGTGGTTGGCACTAATTCTGCAATTTGAATTGCAAAATGTTGCAGTTTTCTTGGCACATTGTTTTCTATTTACATACATTGAGTTCAAAAGTTTCaagctttgattttgattttgcatTGATGATAATTAACTTGATTTTGAGTTTTGTACTTCCCAATTTGAATAACCTTCAGTATAATCTATTTACATACATCGAGTTCAAAAGTTTTAAGCTTTGATTCTGATTTTGCATTGATGATAACCAACTTGATTTTGAGTTTTGTACTTTTCAATTTGAATAAGCTTAAAGTATAATCACAACATAACAACAGGTAAATAACAAGATATAGTTAAAATTAAAACCTTCCATATAAGAAATTAAGAACTTACAAAATTAGGTTTTTTTCTAGGGTTTTATTTCTACCAACAACCGCAATAAAAATACAAAACATCCTCAAAATAAACCCTCGAACTCACACAACACTTCGTCATAATCAAAACACGACACGAAACTGAGGCGCGTCGGAACCACTCGCCGGTAAAATCTCCCAACGGCAAGGCTCGAGATCATCGGAAACAGGACAGTATCCAGCAAGAGTTACTTTATCAGAAGAAACAGCAACTGAACCGAACTCAAATACCGTGACGTCGACGTTTGGAGCAGGACGGGAAACTTCAACGGCGCCATTCATTCCCGGAACTTCTTCGGCTGGTTTCGCCGGAGATACCACGGCTTTAGAATTGGATTTATCGGTGGATTTAACGCTGGAATCTTTGTTGCCGCCTATAAACCAAGAGAGAAGACCCATATTGTTTTCCGATAATGACGATGGTTTGAGTGTGATGAAAAAGAGTAGATAGataaagacttgattaattgaggtTTTTTGTTTTGTGATTTTTTTATCTTTATACAATTCGAGTTGCAAAAAGGTCCTCAAGGTAATGTAGAAATGAATTTGTACCCCTTTTTAAATTTGATTTGATTACTTTAGAAAATCAACAATCCCTTGCAAGCCCGTAAAAGGTGTTTGGGTTTTTGAATAAGGAATAAGCATCCAAAATGATCACCCCAAAACCCAAACACCCTCTAAAATTAAATTTCTGGCGACTACCCTCACCAATTATAACACCCcaattttttcgatcatttttataCGAACAAACTTGAAACTTAGGCAGTCCAACGCGAACATGGTGGGTTAGAAAACCGAAACTATTAAAAGTAACGAAATGGGTAACGAGGTTACCTAAATTAACGATCATGGGTCATCATCAATAAACATTTAACGAAAGACTAACGCGAATAAAAATGTGCGGGGACTAAAATACacattaattaaattaataaaaaaaattaaaatatatatatatatatatatatatatatatatatatatatatataatacatataataaccgaaaaaatatatataaataaaaaaatacggatataataataaataataataaatttaatttaaAGATAATGACTAAAGTCAAATTCTAGTAATATACATGTATACATGAGTGCAAGCATGTATGAATGTAGATACATATATACGTACCACATAAATAAAAGTatatgtttatgtgtgtgtgtgtgtgtatatatatatatatatatacatatatatatatatatatatatatatatatgaaaagaaaTAAGAAATTATAATGTGACTTAAATATTATTAAAGAATAATATAATATATGATCTATATCGAAAACGGAAATAAACAAGTGATGTATTCCTATGCTCACTAAACATACGTGGAATTAAAAATCACAAACAAATAACGTATGAATTTCACGagactcaccgctacttacggtcatggatggtgtctaggttgccagtttgggataaggttgtggatctcgaatgtcacgacttaaagtcggatcaagagtcctggcccccggttacatctggttgtccattgacttacttgatagcaacgaggatCATTTGAGTTATGCAACATCTAAACTGTGGGAGTGATTAGCATTGTAAACTCTAGAAAGGACACCggtaatatatatgaacatatatatcaaacatataactataatgataatgatgatgatgatgaccatgatgGTCCAACTAAGTTAAACCCTAATGATGATAGGTTGACAACTTTGGACTATCGCTGCTATTTGCTATCACACTATTACTGTGCTCATAAGGTGAGTCATAGCCCTAACTTTTTAACTGTTTTATTAAACTGTtttcggggtgagaatacatgtctttttctgttttacaagtagacacaagtactaaacttacattctatgctgagttataaccgaaaatcccttaactttggtaactagtagctatcAGTTTAAGAAGTTGTTCGCGCATATagatgtatatggatccatagggcttgacatccctgtccgtccgggttagaaactaacctaaacttaacgggcgtatactatttgaggtggtacattttggttaggtgtacataacaacaggggtactaaacaaacgttaaggcttagttaccgggtgctcaaacttatagaatctttttatatttttaacgaTGCTTGCGAGCATGCAaacgaaatcttgtggtatatactctacactttatactacttaaacctatgattcactcaacctttgtgttgacgtttttacatgtttattctcaggtaactagGAAATGCTTCCGCTCTAGCTAGTAAG
The window above is part of the Rutidosis leptorrhynchoides isolate AG116_Rl617_1_P2 chromosome 1, CSIRO_AGI_Rlap_v1, whole genome shotgun sequence genome. Proteins encoded here:
- the LOC139861817 gene encoding phosphoacetylglucosamine mutase-like, coding for MNKQQESRLLESASKFPPPKGIKLSYGTAGFRADASILESTVFRIGILAALRSLKCGGSVIGLMITASHNQVSDNGVKVADPSGGMLTQDWEPFADLIANAPDPQTLVQLITEFVHKENIPLDGAKGAAVLLGRDTRPSGEPLVEAAKQGMCSIIGAVATDMGVLTTPQLHWMVRAMNKGLKASELDYFDQISSSFRCLIDLIPKKSGDSHPTGKLIVDCSNGVGGEKLQVIKEMLKWVDLDIRNTGKEGILNEGVGADYVQKEKVAPREFGPSDVGIRCASLDGDADRLVYFAIIPNGNNKINLVDGDKILSLFALFIKDQLSILGDKNELQPRVGVIQTAYANGASTKYLKQLGLEVVFTPTGVKYLHGKAEEYDIGIYFEANGHGTILFSDQFLNWLEGRKSTEKDLEKQNAAKRLWAVTKLINQAVGDALSGLLLVEAILQHMGWSVEKWNQLYCDLPSRQLKVKVADRTAVVTSNAETTVEKPTGIQEAINALTANYQQGRCFVRPSGTEDVVRIYAEANTQEAADELASSVANVVDQFLGFNSS
- the LOC139886469 gene encoding uncharacterized protein, with product MGLLSWFIGGNKDSSVKSTDKSNSKAVVSPAKPAEEVPGMNGAVEVSRPAPNVDVTVFEFGSVAVSSDKVTLAGYCPVSDDLEPCRWEILPASGSDAPQFRVVF